In Fusarium musae strain F31 chromosome 7, whole genome shotgun sequence, a single window of DNA contains:
- a CDS encoding hypothetical protein (EggNog:ENOG41), whose translation MFSDQPMRASLQVAPLAIAKSRTESSGDASLTSDNDNTLYSQSQMTPPATPNGSQEDLSPSPQYIPPQVFHNFLRAFYPFNPSYVMSDSSVTLPLNEGDVILVHSIHTNGWADGTLLISGARGWLPTNYCEAYEPDDMCNLLKALLNFWDLLRSTSVNDKEIFGNQEFMKGIIAGVRFLLERTNCLNRESTHIQRNDALRKCRKSLLSELSSLVKTAKRLQETQRLEIAPVEDVNDIIDEMILKAFRIVTKGVRFMDVLEDDRRARAPSAVTVMDTVLEESYVPPTPPADQSSFDEQSQRSTNINDTDSQAAASIAASESSETTQTSTSIFNKRLSSLSGRTGPSSHRLSQGSLSQAQAHRLSATISHRVSLAGPSSVSRAHHLVTERLNRSHDTFLSHLGSFIGRLHLQSQSRPELASAIRQSALSGGELLAVIDGVYDHINSSSEALARARSTMFARIQDLVFSARDTLVSAASEDADLIMPHDNTMLLASATGCVRAAGDCVAKAKSAIERIGDFEFELETSSLGIDLSILDIDTEERARTPSVSEHNDAVSVAGSNRTSNSSNGHARRLTVVAIDKPLPEVPQVTTPTDEQTAHPSPTSSRRSSVADDNVSSVASSISSLRPSLPPLPKLSTTHLANEEYSPVDNNDNDFNSSSRFDSMVASSAGSSATYLSRDSEVSMVSQSSTRATTPEQNLAPQKQPSLSNLSNGGSSEDVDVESRLMEKTFAHELMFNKEGQVTGGSLPALVERLTTHESTPDAMFVSTFYLTFRLFCTPVRLAEALIERYDYVNDSPHVAGPVRLRVYNAFKGWLESHWRDETDRDALDLIMPFAEHKLASSLPSAGRRLFELAQRVSGEGSLVPRLVSSMGKTNTSIGQYVPADTPLPIPAITKGQLNLLSAFKMGAAQPSILDFDPLELARQLTIKQMNIFSSILPEELLASQWMKNGGVAAPNVKAMSSLSTDLSNLVAETILQQQEVKKRAQVIKQWIKIAHQCLELHNYDGLMAIICSLNSSTISRLRKTWDAISTKRKDMLQNLQDLVEPSQNNKVLRTRLHDHVPPCLPFLGMYLTDLTFVDIGNPATKQMCLGPESEEDGNGGITVVNFDKHTRTAKIIGELQRFQIPYRLTEVPDLQDWMSSQISHLRSEEGNVQVTYYRKSLLLEPRETASRPPVDSSAASIGGVGGGRPDLFSWISRDRGTSTPTPTQI comes from the exons ATGTTTAGCGACCAGCCTATGCGAGCCAGTCTCCAGGTGGCTCCCCTTGCCATTGCCAAATCACGAACTGAATCATCTGGAGATGCTTCATTGACCTCAGATAACGACAACACTCTCTACTCACAATCACAAATGACACCCCCCGCTACACCAAATGGCTCGCAGGAGGATCTCTCACCTTCACCCCAGTACATCCCTCCCCAAGTCTTCCACAACTTCCTGCGAGCCTTCTATCCTTTCAACCCCAGTTATGTTATGTCCGATTCGAGTGTGACATTACCTCTGAACGAGGGTGATGTGATTCTCGTGCACTCTATTCACACCAATGGATGGGCTGATGGCACATTACTTATCTCGGGCGCCCGAGGATGGTTGCCGACCAACTATTGCGAGGCTTACGAGCCTGATGACATGTGCAACCTTCTAAAAGCCCTCTTGAACTTTTGGGATCTGCTTCGAAGCACATCAGTCAATGATAAGGAGATCTTTGGCAACCAGGAGTTCATGAAGGGCATCATTGCTGGCGTTCGATTCCTATTG GAACGAACAAACTGTCTCAACCGAGAGTCTACCCATATTCAAAGGAACGATGCTCTGCGCAAGTGCCGcaagtctcttctctctgAACTATCGTCCTTAGTCAAGACAGCAAAGCGATTGCAAGAGACACAACGTCTCGAAATTGCTCCCGTTGAAGATGTGAATGATATCATCGATGAGATGATCCTCAAAGCCTTTAGAATTGTAACAAAGGGAGTTCGGTTTATGGATGTGCTCGAGGATGACCGTAGGGCACGTGCGCCTTCAGCTGTTACTGTTATGGATACAGTGCTCGAAGAATCATACGTGCCGCCAACACCACCCGCTGATCAGTCTTCCTTTGATGAACAAAGCCAACGCAGCACAAACATAAATGACACGGATTCCCAAGCTGCCGCCAGCATCGCTGCCTCTGAATCGAGCGAGACTActcaaacatcaacatccatcttcaacaagcgATTATCGTCACTCAGTGGTCGTACTGGCCCGAGCTCTCACAGGTTGTCCCAGGGAAGCCTTtcgcaagctcaagctcaccGCTTGTCGGCCACTATTTCGCACCGAGTGTCTCTTGCTGGCCCATCGTCAGTGTCAAGAGCCCATCATCTGGTTACTGAGCGCCTGAACCGCAGCCACGACACGTTCCTGTCCCATCTGGGCTCCTTCATCGGCCGCCTGCATCTGCAATCACAGTCGCGCCCCGAGCTCGCATCAGCGATCCGGCAGTCTGCGCTTTCAGGTGGAGAATTGCTGGCAGTAATTGACGGCGTCTATGACCACATCAACTCCAGCTCTGAGGCTCTTGCCCGAGCTCGATCCACCATGTTCGCCCGAATCCAAGATCTAGTCTTCTCTGCCCGCGATACCCTTGTCAGCGCTGCCTCTGAAGATGCCGATTTGATTATGCCCCATGACAACACAATGCTCCTCGCATCCGCTACGGGCTGCGTTAGGGCCGCTGGAGATTGCGTTGCCAAGGCAAAATCCGCTATCGAGCGCATTGGCGATTTTGAATTCGAGCTCGAGACTAGCAGCCTCGGAATTGATCTCAGCATTCTCGATATCGATACTGAGGAGCGAGCTAGGACCCCATCTGTTTCAGAGCACAATGACGCTGTCAGCGTTGCCGGCTCCAACCGAACCTCCAATTCATCTAACGGACATGCTCGTCGCCTCACTGTTGTCGCAATTGACAAGCCTCTTCCCGAGGTTCCCCAGGTGACCACACCTACTGATGAACAGACCGCTCACCCTTCACCCACCTCTTCACGACGCTCGTCAGTTGCTGATGACAACGTCTCCAGCGTTGCATCCTCCATTTCCTCCCTGCgaccttctcttcctccccttcCCAAGCTTTCTACCACTCACCTTGCCAACGAGGAATACAGCCCTGTTGATAACAATGATAACGACTTCAACTCCTCTTCTCGGTTCGACAGTATGGTTGCTTCAAGCGCTGGCAGCAGTGCCACATACCTCAGCCGTGACTCCGAGGTCAGCATGGTTTCGCAGTCTTCCACTCGAGCTACCACTCCTGAGCAGAACCTTGCCCCTCAGAAGCAGCCTTCGCTGTCGAATTTGAGTAACGGTGGAAGCTCGGAGGACGTCGACGTCGAGTCAAGACTTATGGAGAAGACTTTTGCTCACGAGCTCATGTTCAACAAGGAGGGCCAAGTTACTGGCGGCTCTCTCCCCGCTCTTGTCGAGCGTCTCACAACCCACGAATCTACTCCTGATGCCATGTTTGTCTCTACCTTCTACCTCACCTTCCGCCTCTTCTGCACGCCGGTCCGACTGGCTGAAGCGCTTATTGAGCGATATGACTACGTTAACGACTCCCCCCATGTGGCTGGACCTGTCCGTTTGAGAGTATACAATGCTTTCAAGGGCTGGCTCGAGTCCCACTGGAGGGACGAGACCGATCGCGATGCTCTTGACCTGATCATGCCCTTTGCTGAACACAAGCTGGCGTCCTCTCTGCCTTCTGCTGGCCGACGTCTGTTTGAGCTTGCTCAGCGTGTCTCTGGCGAGGGTTCTCTGGTGCCCCGACTTGTCTCCTCAATGGGCAAGACCAACACCTCGATTGGTCAATACGTGCCCGCTGACACTCCTTTGCCCATTCCTGCCATCACCAAGGGCcaactcaaccttctctctGCTTTCAAGATGGGTGCCGCCCAGCCAAGCATTCTTGACTTTGACCCCCTCGAGTTGGCTCGCCAACTGACCATCAAGCAAATGaacatcttctcttctatcCTTCCCGAGGAGCTTCTTGCTTCTCAGTGGATGAAGAATGGTGGCGTCGCCGCTCCTAATGTCAAGGCCATGTCCTCTCTCTCAACTGATCTTTCCAACCTCGTCGCTGAGACTATTCTCCAGCAGcaggaggtcaagaagcgTGCTCAGGTCATCAAGCAATGGATCAAGATTGCTCACCAGTGCCTTGAGCTCCACAATTATGACGGTCTTATGGCTATCATCTGCagtctcaacagcagcactATCAGTCGTCTTCGAAAGACTTGGGATGCCATCTCCACTAAGCGCAAGGACATGCTCCAGAACCTTCAGGATCTGGTCGAGCCCTCTCAGAACAACAAGGTCTTGCGAACAAGACTCCACGACCATGTTCCTCCCTGCCTACCATTCCTCGGCATGTACTTGACCGACTTGACATTTGTCGACATTGGCAACCCTGCCACCAAGCAAATGTGCCTGGGTCCCGAGTCTGAGGAGGATGGCAATGGTGGCATCACTGTTGTCAACTTTGACAAGCACACCCGCACTGCCAAGATCATTGGAGAACTCCAACGGTTCCAGATTCCCTACAGACTTACCGAGGTACCTGATTTGCAGGACTGGATGTCCTCTCAGATCAGCCATCTCCGCAGTGAGGAGGGCAATGTCCAAGTCACATACTACCGCAAGagtctcctccttgagcCTCGTGAGACTGCCAGCCGACCTCCAGTGGACTCTTCCGCTGCCTCCATCGGTGGCGTTGGAGGTGGCCGCCCTGACCTCTTCAGCTGGATCTCCCGCGATCGGGGCACCTCGACACCAACTCCTACCCAGATATAA